In Aegilops tauschii subsp. strangulata cultivar AL8/78 chromosome 3, Aet v6.0, whole genome shotgun sequence, one genomic interval encodes:
- the LOC109776120 gene encoding uncharacterized protein, with the protein MAMARQVSKKDLEVVLTQAMMAAKNVRAQRDRLLELHRRLQRHKAAAPAPAPADADANARLGELGSDVIKVYYLGLEAGAKMLGSCVEIAVESNAIAAINIAFALMPDEQLYYALLAQRLPPRPTTQAHAFARLEAALLAVKMLEEHHLPRCVECLVGGQAPVPGKPAPDAADADAEGLAKADRPGATAKKSSKPRHAPSGDVHKALDYLRRANKITNLAVKHIDHAVTVLSRFADPEEVARLTELTDKHAYLGVEISQPTTSADPSAD; encoded by the exons ATGGCCATGGCGAGACAGGTGAGCAAGAAGGACCTGGAAGTGGTCCTGACGCAGGCCATGATGGCCGCCAAGAACGTGCGGGCGCAGCGCGACCGCCTCCTGGAGCTCCACCGCCGCCTGCAGCGCCACAAGGcggccgcccccgcccccgcccctgCCGACGCCGACGCCAACGCCAGGCTCGGGGAGCTCGGCTCGGACGTCATCAAGGTCTACTACCTCGGCCTGGAGGCCGGCGCCAAGATGCTCGGGAGCTGCGTCGAGATCGCCGTGGAGAGCAACGCCATAGCTGCCATCAACATTGCCTTCGCGCTCATGCCCGACGAGCAGCTCTACTACGCGCTGCTCGCGCAGCGGCTCCCGCCCCGCCCCACCACCCAGGCCCACGCCTTCGCCCGCCTCGAGGCCGCCCTCCTGGCCGTCAAGATGCTCGAGGAGCACCACCTCCCGCGCTGCGTCGAGTGCCTCGTCGGCGGCCAGGCCCCCGTCCCCGGCAAGCCCGCGCCTGATGCCGCCGACGCCGACGCTGAGGGCCTCGCCAAGGCCGACCGCCCGGGCGCCACCGCCAAGAAGAGCAGCAAGCCCCGTCACGCACCCAGCGGCGACGTGCACAAGGCGCTCGACTACCTGCGCCGCGCAAACAAGATCACCAACCTCGCCGTGAAGCACATCGACCACGCCGTCACCGTCCTCTCCCGCTTCGCCGACCCCGAGGAGGTCGCCCGCCTCACCGAGTTGACCGACAAGCACGCCTACCTCGGAGTTGAG ATTAGCCAGCCCACTACTTCAGCTGACCCATCAGCAGATTAG